The window ACTGCCAGGAGATCCCCGGTAACATCCCCGCTGGTCGAATAATCAAGCAGGGTTCCCCTGGTCGCACCAAGTTGTGCTGATGCTGCAAGCATGGCAGTTATTGGGCCATACCCGCATGCTGATGCATTCCTTTCAGCCAGCCGGGCATAGAATTCATCCACATCCAGGGAAAGTACGGATTCAATAAGATAATTATCAGTATCCCTGGCCACGTTATCAGGTACATAATGGCTGAAGTCACTTGATGCGATGATAACCACTTTTTTATTACTGTTCCTGATCACCTGTGCCAGCTGGTCCCCGACTTCCATGGCTGTCTGTTCATCCTGCATGCCCATGCAAATGGGTACTATCGCGAACCGGTGAGAAAACCGGTACTGCAGAAATGGAAGCTGCACTTCGATGGAATGTTCATACCTATGCGCGTTCTCATCAAGATCGATTATACCGCCGGCAAGTTGTTTTGCAAACTCTTTATCTGCAGGTACTTCACCCAGCGGTGTCTCCCAGGATTCCTGCGAGACAGCCACCAGTGAGCCAACACCAGTATGGTTAGGACCAAGGATCACATACGTATCAGCCTGTGGCAGGGTAGCATACACATGGGCCGCTGTAGGTCCCGAATACGTATATCCTGCATGGGGCACTACGGCTCCTATCACCTGCCTTGACTGGTCCACAATTGCAGCAAAACATCTATTCAGTTCGCGTTTCAACTGTTTTTGTGTGC of the ANME-2 cluster archaeon genome contains:
- a CDS encoding MEMO1 family protein, with the protein product MRRSAVAGQFYPGTQKQLKRELNRCFAAIVDQSRQVIGAVVPHAGYTYSGPTAAHVYATLPQADTYVILGPNHTGVGSLVAVSQESWETPLGEVPADKEFAKQLAGGIIDLDENAHRYEHSIEVQLPFLQYRFSHRFAIVPICMGMQDEQTAMEVGDQLAQVIRNSNKKVVIIASSDFSHYVPDNVARDTDNYLIESVLSLDVDEFYARLAERNASACGYGPITAMLAASAQLGATRGTLLDYSTSGDVTGDLLAVVGYAGIIVE